In one window of Henckelia pumila isolate YLH828 chromosome 1, ASM3356847v2, whole genome shotgun sequence DNA:
- the LOC140877649 gene encoding uncharacterized protein, whose amino-acid sequence MCGSNVCFLRKKQGHYQKDYPKIKQPIKGRVFSMNHDQMDPNSAIVTGMISIASFPAHVLIDTGATHSYMFVKFMTKLVLVLHKSLSGFGVVLPSGEELRRNSVVRDCKIQIQGHNLCEDFIVFYMPNFDVIVIKLLLALLFMRNCGRA is encoded by the coding sequence ATGTGTGGATCCAATGTTTGCTTTCTAAGGAAGAAGCAAGGACACTATCAGAAGGACTACCCCAAGATTAAGCAGCCGATCAAGGGAAGAGTTTTTTCAATGAATCATGATCAAATGGATCCAAACTCTGCGATTGTCACAGGTATGATTAGTATTGCCAGCTTccctgctcatgttttgatagatactggAGCTACACATTCTTACATGTTTGTGAAATTTATGACTAAGTTGGTATTAGTACTGCATAAGTCTCTTTCGGGGTTTGGTGTTGTGTTGCCTTCAGGAGAAGAATTGAGGAGAAACAGTGTCGTGAGAGATTGCAAAATTCAGATACAGGGTCACAATTTATGTGAAGATTTCATTGTTTTTTATATGCCAAATTTCGACGTAATAGTTATCAAGCTACTATTGGCATTACTCTTTATGAGGAATTGTGGTAGAGCTTGA
- the LOC140877712 gene encoding uncharacterized protein, which translates to MLPEKHTLPDSVYSTRKFLKPFVLGYEKIHACPNDCCLFRNELKDLDSCPKCGSSRWKADKVTAKIHKGVPEKVLRYFPVIPRLKRMFKLKEMAEDLIWHADHKSQDHMMRHPVDSVAWDTINHKWPDFASDPRNLRLGLATDGFNPFGDLSSRYSCWPVILVNYNLPPLACMAKENLMLTLLIPGPKQPGNDIDVYLEPLVEDLKKLWDTGVEAYDAFSKSMFNLKAILMWTINDFPAYGNLSGCTTKGRFACPICGEDVCSMWLKYSKKFAYMGHRRYLAHGHPFRQKKKWFNGKKESKGKPELLNGLEILTAVKDIENDWGKKQKRKTINDTRKRKKLDSSEKGLMLRHNLDVMHVEKNVCENIIGTLLNVKNKSKDGINARKDLMDLQIRKELHPQEKGENTYHLPAAPYTLSKKEMDVFCSRLKKIKLPDGYSSNIGNCVSLADHKLIGLKSHDCHVLMQQLLSSVRQEPFRATRGEYC; encoded by the exons ATGCTTCCAGAGAAACACACGCTTCCAGACTCTGTTTACTCAACAAGAAAGTTTTTAAAACCATTTGTTCTAGGATATGAGAAAATTCATGCTTGTCCAAACGATTGTTGTTTATTCAGAAATGAGCTTAAAGATTTGGACTCATGTCCAAAGTGTGGTTCCTCTAGATGGAAGGCGGACAAAGTCACCGCCAAAATTCATAAAGGAGTTCCTGAAAAAGTGCTACGATATTTTCCAGTGATACCAAGATTGAAAAGGatgtttaaattaaaagaaatgGCTGAAGACTTGATTTGGCACGCTGACCACAAAAGTCAAGATCATATGATGCGACATCCAGTTGATTCAGTAGCTTGGGATACAATAAATCATAAGTGGCCAGATTTTGCATCGGATCCTAGAAATCTCCGGCTTGGTCTTGCGACAGATGGATTCAATCCTTTTGGTGACCTTAGTTCTAGATATAGTTGTTGGCCGGTTATTTTGGTAAATTACAACCTTCCTCCATTGGCGTGCATGGCGAAGGAAAATCTTATGTTGACATTACTGATTCCTGGCCCAAAGCAACCAGGAAATGATATAGATGTATACCTAGAGCCCCTTGTGGAAGATTTGAAGAAGTTGTGGGACACGGGTGTGGAGGCATATGATGCATTTAGCAAGTCAATGTTCAACTTGAAGGCTATTTTGATGTGGACAATCAATGATTTTCCAGCTTATGGAAATCTATCAGGATGTACCACAAAAGGCAGATTTGCTTGCCCAATATGTGGTGAAGATGTATGCTCTATGTGGCTTAAGTACAGTAAAAAGTTTGCATATATGGGTCATAGGAGATATCTTGCTCATGGTCATCCATTTCGTCAGAAAAAAAAGTGGTTTAACGGAAAAAAAGAGAGTAAAGGAAAACCTGAACTTTTGAATGGGTTGGAAATTCTGACGGCAGTAAAAGACATTGAAAATGATTGGGGGAAAAAGCAGAAAAGAAAGACAATTAATGATACAAGGAAAAGGAAGAAGCTAGATAGCTCAGAGAAG GGGCTGATGCTACGTCATAACTTAGATGTCATGCATGTTGAAAAGAACGTCTGCGAGAATATCATAGGAACATTGTTAAACGTGAAGAATAAATCAAAAGATGGTATTAATGCTCGCAAAGACTTGATGGACTTACAAATTAGAAAAGAATTACATCCTCAAGAAAAAGGAGAAAATACATATCACTTGCCTGCTGCACCGTACACATTGTCAAAAAAAGAGATGGATGTATTTTGCTCGAGGCTGAAGAAAATAAAGTTACCAGATGGATACAGTTCAAATATTGGTAATTGTGTTTCTTTAGCAGACCATAAGCTTATTGGGCTGAAATCTCATGATTGTCATGTTCTAATGCAACAATTGCTATCT AGTGTTAGACAGGAACCTTTTAGAGCAACTCGAGGAGAGTATTGCTGA